From Solanum stenotomum isolate F172 chromosome 2, ASM1918654v1, whole genome shotgun sequence:
ttctatatatataggTGATTTTTCTACTAAATTTTAGTTTCTTGTATTACTCTAAAAGCAAATTCATaactctttaataaaaaaaaaaaaggttctatTTTCTTCTATTACGTTTCTAAAAGCAAATTTCacattctttattttaaaaaaaagggagaatgcataagtacccccagcctatgcccaaaatctctgagacacacctaacctttactaaggtcctattacccccgaacttattttatatataattttctacctcttttcggcctacgtggcactatcttgtggtcccagcgcgtgttgacaattttgtcaaggatagtgccacgtaggccaaaaaggggtagaaaattatatataaaataagtttggaggggggggggggggtaatagaaccttagtaaaggttaggtgtgtctcagggatttggggcataggctgggggtacatatgcattttccctaaaaaaaaattactttcttCTATTAGGTTTTCCGAACCCGAATGTTAACCAAAGTCAATCCAAAGgctaaaacttcaaaatttcacaacttaggaccttaaatcctcaaaaagactcggAAACTGAAATTGACATCTCTCACGGATTAGATTTCGCAGTTGGGGGACATCAACGGAATCCGATATCGACAttcgaaactccaaaagacaccgAAAACCACTTCATTAACAACTTAAtcttttaaattcaaaacttaCCAACAATCTAAACTTTTCactcaaagttcaaaaccaacttttcaaactcaatcaaaaacGACTCAAGGTCGGCATCGGGAGAGGCAAAACGGTAATTTCCACGGAAAACCAAAAATGACCGATTCGGTCAACAtgcatcctacatgacaatttatGTCTTACATGgtgtcctatgtgtattatgccaCGTAATATTCATGTGTCTACtcgttcaactttatacaagtttaagtgtctacttgtgcacaccaaaaattggagagcataaatgtgaaatgaggtTAAGTTAAAGCACATatgtatgtattattatttatgcctatttttattaaatgaaccatagaaataaaattaaagacaaCGAATTTgagagataaaaattaaaactcacCCCAAAATTAGGGCATTTATGCTAATGATTTTGGTCTATTTTATACCTTTccaaaaaaacattatttatttaaaaagacATCTCATATTAGGTTAAAGGCATTTTAATATTCAGATCAAAAGAGTTGGTTTAATTGTTCCTCCACCTAAATTACTTCACCTAATTAATTTAACATCTGTTTTATCTTATGGAAAGACTAGTTACGATATTatgaaagatttttaaaattttcacgGTATCAATGTGGttataaaatcatattattaatcgtaaaatgagaaatttcaaatttaatcttTAAATGATAGAtacctttcttttctttttaattttccttGTTTGAGGAATCTATAGGGGAAAATGTGAGCATCGCTTCTCAATTTGAAGATGCGTTTTGTAACTTTGaagagaagaaataaaatattcaataagtCAGCACAAATTAATTCGAATTAGTCCATGGAGGTTATTCCATAAAAGATTTTGttagaacttgaagttcaagttctcaaaattaatttgtcgcaaatcattttttttttaaatagtgatttatcaaaatggaattattttagtaaaaattgagcaagttttgtattaaattttagttttatttcgttggaattcaaaatcatattaaagtTACTTGATAATTGTATAATGACTGATGAGTTATATGAAAATTGTGTTGAAGTTTCGTATGTTATTGTAGTTGTATAAAATTTAGATGAAAGAAAATACCCTTCAAAGATTTAGTGACAATTTTATTCCCTTTAATAAAATTTACTGATCCGTAATTTAATATGTcaccaaaatttaaaagtttggttCATCGATTAagtaaaatgacatagatgaaccgaacttttaacggatggcaAAAATGAGTCTGTTAATGTTCAAGTTTAAGGACTTCTTAGATTATGGTTTGTGTTTGGTTCTTTCACTCTCAAAAGAAGATTAACCCCCCAAAAACTGTTCAAAAGATGCCTAATTGATTTTCTCATAGTcactaaatatattttgatatacaATGACTATTGATTGGATAGCTACTTTAGCTTTCAGCTGTTTTTTGTAAGAATTGCATCAGATTAACCTGTTTTGTAATGACGATGACATAAATAAGTGGTTTATAATAGTTTGACGACATATTTAagccttttccctttaattaaATCATCACAAAATCATTTTAGAATAgatccccaaaaaaaaaaatctatttgaACCAATTCCACACACTAAAACAAGCCAAAATAAAAATTCTGTTTGAACCAATTCCACACACTAAAACAAGCCAAAAAAAAACAACAGAAAGCTGAAATAATCCAACTTGATTGATGGTTGGAGAAGCCAAGTTGATGAACTTGAATGTCTTCATGTAACAACTTCTTCTCCTGTTTAacacaaatattatttatggaaAACACTTTCCATATGCTTGTAAAGATCCACCACATTTAACTTCTCTTCAACATCTTTCATTCTCTCTGGAATTTCCTTCAGCTTTGAACATCGATGGATAAGAAGATCTTTAATGAGAGGCATGGCATTTGTGGCTAAATGCCATCTTTCTAGGTTCCAAAGATGATAAAGATGAAGGAACTCTAGTTGACGGAAGCTGTTATCACTGcatattatttcttttccatTATAAGCATCTTCTAATATGAGATCTCTTAGGTTTGGCAACATTCCCAAAATAGGCATCGGATCTTCCATGAGTTTTGACTTACAAAGAACCATCATGGTGATGGAATTCGGAAACAGATCTGGCAGTTTCTCTATTTTCCCTTTTAACCACAATTTCTGGAGCTTTTCACAgcaattaagaaaattaagggaTGGGAATCGATGTGAGGGTGTTTCAATTTCATTACAAAACAATCTGAGAGTACTAAGGTTTTTCAATCTTCTAATGTTGCTTAGGGAGTAATATATGTTAATATGATGCATACTTAATTCTCGAAGATTGACCAAATCAACAGGGTCAATATCTTTCCACTGATTACAACCAATGCCTTTAAAAACATGAAGACTAGTGAGTTTGCTTAGATGTTTCAGAGGTTCTGAATACCAAGCAACTAAATGTCTTAGATTTATTAGGTCAGCTGTTTCGGGGGGTAGTACACAATACTGTCTGCCCTCATTGACAACAAGTGTCTGTAGATTCTTGAGGTTGCCAATGGAAGAAGGAACATATTGGATATCTCTCAATCTTAAGAACTTGAGGTGGTACAAACTTCCGATGGCATCAGGTACTATAGGTATAGAACCACCACGTTTATCCAAGTTCAACACATATAGATGTTGGAACATAATACTGAAGTTTATAAGACTCATATTACAAATATTTGGATCGAAGAACATAATTGACCTCAACTTTAAGTTAGAAAGATCAAGTGAGAGGTACCTTTCTCCTTGACTATGAATCACATGTCTGATACATGAGGAGGATATGGAGTGGCTTCTTGGATCATAAACGTCAAAGAAGTTTAGCTCCAATGCCTTTTGTATCGCAAGATCACGGAGTAAATCATGAACCCTACATTCAGTAACTTTTTCCCAAAATGTTTCAGCCACTTGAACCAAGCTTCGTCTTATCAGCTCATTCAAGAAGCCTTCAGCGACATCCtccattctttcttctcctcttggTATGATGAAACCCTCTGCCATCCACAAACATATTATGTTTTCAGCATCAATCACTTGATCTTCTGGAAAAATACCAATGTACAGAAAACACTGCTTGAGCGCAGTCGACAAATCGTTGAAGCTTAATGATAGTATGCAGGAGATTTCAATAGCTCTATCTTCAATAATGTTCTTCCAAAAGCAGTCTTTCACCTTTTGCCATTCGTCTAGCCCCTTTTTATGCGAAAGTAGTCCGCTCAATACAACAATTGCAAGAGGTAAGCCTCTGCACCTTTCCACCATATCCTTAGCTAGACTTCCCATTGCTGGAACCATTGCTCGAACATCAAGTAGTTTCCTACAAAAGAGATCCCAACTTTCTTCTTGGCTTAGGAAACGAAGTTTATAGACAAAACCTCTGTCGTCTGCTCTTTCAGCGACACCCTCTTTGCGTGTGGTAATAATAACTCTGCTGCCATTCTTGCTATCCGGGAATGCTCTTTTCAAATTTTCCCATGCTTCTCTCTGCCATACATCATCAACCACCACAAGGTATTTGCGTTCTGTTAATAGCTTACGAAGGTGATTTTCTAGATCTATCTCTGCCATCTTTTCCAACAAATCTAGAGTTTCCTTGGCGCAACCTTGGATGGATTTTATGATAGTTTTAAGAAGATCCATTGTGTTGTACTCTTGAGAAACACATATCCAAGCACGCGTAGGGAAGCTAGAGGCTATAATAGGACTGGTGTAAAGTTTCCTCGCAAGAGTGGTCTTGCCTAAACCGCCCATTCCATAAATGGAGAGGACGCTTCGACGAGGCTCTGCTTTGAGAAGTTCAGATAGCAATGTTTGTACAACATCCTGAAAGCCAACAAAAATGTGATCATCATCTATGTATGAGGTAGTTCTCCTCAATGTTGTAGCCATTGCAGACTGATTACTTGTCCCTTCTCCAGCATTACTATTGATATTTGTAATACCATAAGTATCTCGTTTGCGAGAGATATCCATGATTCCTTGCTTGAGTGAGTGGATCTCCTTGGCAACATTATGGAATTTCTTCTGCTTCCTACATATGCAAGCGCAAGCCTTGAGACGACTAGCACGTTTACCAGCCTCAAAGCTGTAAGTCTCGAGTATAGCGACAGCATCATTCGCAACAGAATTGATTTCAAACATCCATTGTTGAACTCTATGATCTCCATATTGTTTTAGTTCTGCATCTTTGAGGAAAGACTGCATGAAGAGAAGCTCGTTCCGCAGCCACTGCACATCCTCTCTTAGACTTAAACGTAGGTTAATTTCCTGAATGAGGAAATCACCCAATTTTTGAACTGCAAATGATACAAAGGCATCAgccatattttttattgaaaaaagagGGGTAGGTAGGTGTatggaaattaattttttttgtaaaaggtAAAGTGTGTAGATTGAGAGTTTGATAAGAGATGAATAATATTGTTATGATGGAATTCAGTATTTAAAGCTTCAAAAATCCGACAGGAGAAAAAGTGTTAAAGCAGAAAGATGATAGAGTTAGAGGTTAATGGTAAAGAAAAGTATATATTCTCTACTAACTGCAAGCCAAGAATTTAAAATTGCATCACACAAGTTATGCTCAGTGTACTGGCCAAGCCAAACGTTTCaccaagaacgttcaagatttaatatatatatgaaaaataatttttgacttaCATAGTTcattaaaattcaaaactacacaaaattatatcaaaattatgtgaaagctactccctctgtccacttttatttgtcatgttgcgcttttcgaaagtcaatttgactaatttttaaagttaaattagattacgttaattcaatattttttttaaaaaaattagatattcaaaaactatatgaaaagtactataagttgcaattttttgcatatcaatatgctGAAAATatatatcgtaaaatgttagtcaaagttcttattgtttgactctaaaaaaggaaaccatgacaattaattgtggacggagggagtatatgatAATTGTATAATGACTAATGAGTTATATGAAAATAGTATTTAAGTTTGATATGTTGTTGTAGTAGTTGTatgaaatttagggaaaatgtTCAAATGTACCATCGAATTTTGGGAAAAGGTTCATCTATGACATACgttaaaagtttgactcataTATATCATTGTcatttgagaaaagactcatttatattattattttttaactccAATATTATAAAACCATTTTTTattcgatggcatatttgatACGAaagaaaatacttttcaaagATTTAGAGCATGTTTGGAAACAGAGGCAATTCTCAGTTCTCCCTTCTAGCCTCAAGTTATTTTTTCACAGGAAACATATGTTTTGCAAAATTATTTATGCCATATGACAGGTTCACGTCacctaattaaaataaataaatatttaattaaaattggaTCTACTTAAATAAAATCCGacccacataaaatgggacagaagGAATactatttttcaacaatttactatTCTTTTATACATTTTGTATTGATTGATGGCTTAACGTGGTACACGTGTGCAATGCAGGTATACTAAACTAATTATCTtaaagacataatacataaacatgccCCTTTATTTGGCTTCAGTGGACAATTATGCCttccaactttgggtgtgcacaagtagacacttaaacttttataaaattgaacaagtagacacatgtgtcctacatgtcataatacacgtaggacgccGCGTAGGACATAAAATTTCCACATAGGGtgtcatgtaggacgaatgcgtctatttgttcaattttatacaagtttaagtgtctacttgtgcacaccgcaagttaaaggtcatagttgtcaGTTGATGCCAAGTtaaagggtcatgtttatgtattactAGTTTCTGACAACGTGCATTGCATGTTTATCCCTTACTattgttatataatttaaaattgtgttaTCAAATAGAAAATGTTTAAATCAACGATAttaattttaccaattttcatgtattaaataaaatacataaaaagggATTGAGCATTTGACATCAAACAAGAAATATGTGAAATTAATTAAGATAATAGAGTCTCTTAACTCTGTGTGTGTGTCCTTTTTTATGATCTAAATATCATTGATAACCTTTTATAGCCATgaatggataaaaaaaaatcatgcacGCTTATTGACAAGATtgcctattttattttaatgagaAACGGAGCGtgaaatatttgtattatttaagTAAAGTTCTAGAATTAAAAAGGCTAATGAAAGAATACATGAAGATATACTTTCAAAAATTTACAAGATTAAAAAGCAATTACATCCAATATATAAAAGTGACAAGATAAAAAATTCACACACTAGACTTCATACATACATCTATTCCAAAAGCTCATAATAATAGCTAAAAGATCACAACACTACAATGAGTTCATTAGAAatgtaaaagaaattataaaaaaacaataatcttCCTAATGGAGAACCGAAAGAGATATGAAGACTTAGGCATATCTAAAAAGAAGTCTTCAAGTTCTTCTCCCATGTATTCTATTTGCTCCTTTATACTATTTCTTCCTGTCTTTTTTGCCTATCATAGATGCGATAAAAAATTTTATTATCCTCTTCTCAAGTTGAATGATAgtttctttcatttttcaataGTTATCATCCAGTTCTTAAATAGTAGTGAAAATGTATGTTCAAATTCTATTTTCAATTCTAAATAATAGTCTTTTAATATGTAGATGGGAAGATGAAAAATACAAATCATAATTAGACTAAGTAAGAGAATTAACATTGCCACTAATTACTGCTCTGAACATGAAATCTAGTCTAGTTTGAATGGataagaagataaaaaatataaattattgtaattagtaATAAATAAGGCAATTACAAACCATctcattaattattaaattaatataaattcattcatatataataatacacttttaatacttagtaataaataaaatcagtGGCATTAATCGGGTAAATGGGGGTGGGGGGGTCTTTTCATATACCAGTAATTATTCTAGGCTATACATACATGTACAATCTTTATTATGATATTATCTAAAATATATCTTTTCACATTCctaacatttaattatttgctTAGGCCTTtgagtttctttttcttctgttaataagaaaaaaactgCACACCTTTAGAAATTGTGGAGTATTAATATAGAAATGCAAGTAAACCTAGAAATAGGGCTGTTAAACTTCTTATGTGATCTCCCTAAAACGTGTAACTAAGtcttcaaacttttaaaattttactataAACCCTTGAGGTAATTTTAATTTACTATTTactattaaattaattagatgTTTGATTATTAACTcaccttagaatgtgtatttaatcttagttaatttaaattttactatttattatttaattaattaaatatttgatttagtgtaagggtaaaatggtaatctaaCTTTTCACGTTTgaagcttcccacttataataatatatgatgatgatgtcTTATCTTAAATGTGGATAAGTAAGATCGCACATAGAAAAGCAATTAACTAAAGGGAAAAGGTTTAACTTTGTCATCGAACTATTAGAAATGTCTCATATATGTTATTCGTTAAATGTTTGGCTCATATTTGAAATAACATAAATGAGTCTAACTTTTAACGAATGGCATAGATGAGTCTTTTTtcaaagttcgatgacatatttgaacgtttttccttttaaaaaatgatataattaatGATGTGGCCGAATCATAATTGACCAAGTATAACAAACGATTTTGTAAAACTGA
This genomic window contains:
- the LOC125856193 gene encoding disease resistance protein RPP13-like; protein product: MADAFVSFAVQKLGDFLIQEINLRLSLREDVQWLRNELLFMQSFLKDAELKQYGDHRVQQWMFEINSVANDAVAILETYSFEAGKRASRLKACACICRKQKKFHNVAKEIHSLKQGIMDISRKRDTYGITNINSNAGEGTSNQSAMATTLRRTTSYIDDDHIFVGFQDVVQTLLSELLKAEPRRSVLSIYGMGGLGKTTLARKLYTSPIIASSFPTRAWICVSQEYNTMDLLKTIIKSIQGCAKETLDLLEKMAEIDLENHLRKLLTERKYLVVVDDVWQREAWENLKRAFPDSKNGSRVIITTRKEGVAERADDRGFVYKLRFLSQEESWDLFCRKLLDVRAMVPAMGSLAKDMVERCRGLPLAIVVLSGLLSHKKGLDEWQKVKDCFWKNIIEDRAIEISCILSLSFNDLSTALKQCFLYIGIFPEDQVIDAENIICLWMAEGFIIPRGEERMEDVAEGFLNELIRRSLVQVAETFWEKVTECRVHDLLRDLAIQKALELNFFDVYDPRSHSISSSCIRHVIHSQGERYLSLDLSNLKLRSIMFFDPNICNMSLINFSIMFQHLYVLNLDKRGGSIPIVPDAIGSLYHLKFLRLRDIQYVPSSIGNLKNLQTLVVNEGRQYCVLPPETADLINLRHLVAWYSEPLKHLSKLTSLHVFKGIGCNQWKDIDPVDLVNLRELSMHHINIYYSLSNIRRLKNLSTLRLFCNEIETPSHRFPSLNFLNCCEKLQKLWLKGKIEKLPDLFPNSITMMVLCKSKLMEDPMPILGMLPNLRDLILEDAYNGKEIICSDNSFRQLEFLHLYHLWNLERWHLATNAMPLIKDLLIHRCSKLKEIPERMKDVEEKLNVVDLYKHMESVFHK